Proteins encoded within one genomic window of Acidithiobacillus sp. AMEEHan:
- a CDS encoding DUF3293 domain-containing protein, translated as MTNSKQEFVIDGFTHWRGAVLGAWNPGSRWQSEYSNRRRDRRMLRQLGGGHHQPVWGGTNTWWERHFWVPGLSLPRAARLASIMGQNAFLYLDGRRVHLIWCYTSKRRDKI; from the coding sequence ATGACAAATTCAAAGCAGGAATTCGTGATTGATGGCTTCACCCACTGGCGAGGCGCAGTTTTGGGTGCCTGGAATCCGGGTTCGCGTTGGCAGTCGGAATATAGCAATCGCAGACGGGATCGGCGTATGTTGCGTCAACTTGGCGGTGGACATCATCAGCCCGTTTGGGGTGGAACCAACACCTGGTGGGAGCGGCATTTCTGGGTGCCGGGCCTGAGCCTCCCGCGCGCTGCTCGTCTGGCTTCCATCATGGGGCAAAATGCCTTTCTCTATCTCGATGGCCGGCGCGTTCATCTGATTTGGTGCTACACTTCGAAAAGGCGAGATAAAATATAG